The genomic window TGCGGCACAGATCGGTTTTGAAGGGTACGAATATGCGACCTGTATCAGCGTGAATGAGGAAATCTGTCACGGCTTTCCTTCAAAGTATCGTTTGAAGTCGGGGGATGTGGTCAAAATAGATTTTTGTGTCGATTTACATGGCGCAATTTCAGACAGCTGTTGGACCTATGCTGTAGGAGAGATTACACCCCAGCATCAAGAATTGATGGTTGTTACTTTGGAAGCCTTGAAGCTTGGGATCGAACAAGCACAGGTAGGAAAGAGAGTCGGAGATATCGGTCATGCAATTCAGAGCTATGCAGAAGCTAAGGGATATGGTGTGGTCAGAGATTTTATTGCTCATGGAATCGGTCCGACAATCCATGAGGAACCATTCTTTCCACATTATGGGATTGCCGGAAAAGGTTTGCGTCTAAAAGAAGGCATGACGATCACGATCGAGCCGATGATCACGACGGGAACCTGGCGCATGCAGATGGATCCGAACGGCTGGACGGCTCGAACGATCGACGGTGGGTATTGCGCACAGTATGAGCATTCGATCGCAATCACGAAGGATGGTCCGGTGATTATGACGGAGCAAGATAGCTAAAAATATAACAAGATACAAGGTCAGATAGACGAGTTAATAGGCTTTGATGCACTCATTTTTGAGAGAATCAAGGCTTTTTTTGAATGGTCAACGTTATACAATCAGCAAAGAAGGATGGAATCAAGAGAAATGTACTGAGAGAATAGACGATTGGATAAAATCATGATAGGATTCTATCAAAGCGACCAGTCGATTGATTCGGTCTGTAAAGCAAGAGTCAATTGAACTAATAATAAAAAAGGGGTTTCTATAATGTCTTTTTTCGGTAAAATCAACTTCAATGAATTGTCAGAAACGGATCGTGCCATCTATCATTTTATGGCCACCAACAGCAGCAAAATTCCTTACATGAGGGTACGAGATATTGCGAAGGAGTCGCATACTTCCACGTCTTCTGTCATGCGCTTTATTCGAAAAATCGGGTACACCAGCTTTACTGAATTTCGCAGTCATTTTAAGGCCGAAGAAGCGACTGAAAACAAAGGCTTTGATTATGGAGAAAAGCTTTTATCCAGAGAGCGATTTCCAGAAGATATCGAAGGAAGGCTTAGAAAGGTTGCCGAAAAGATGGTCACCTGTGAGAATGTTGTCTTTTTCGGGATCGGCTCTTCCGCGGCAATGTGTGAATATGCGGCTAGAAGAGCAGCGATTGCCGGACTCAACAGTTTTGCTTTAGTGGATCATACCTATCCGTTATTCTCTAAACTGAGAAACACGACGGATAATATGCTGATTACCTTGTCTGTAACAGGAAAAACAACAGAGATCATAGAAATCAATAATGGCTACCGCAATGCGCTAGACTACACGACAGTTGCAATCACAAGTGATGAGAACAGCCCATTAGCCAAGATGACGGACTATGTTCTTTCGTATCGGGTAGATGTGGAGCGTTTGGAGCAGCATCAAGATTTAACGAGTCAAATCCCTTGTGTGTATTTGCTCGAAAAACTGATAGATTTATGCAATGAATAAATGGACTAGAATCACGATGGCACAGCCTGTGCCATCGTGATTCTTTTTTCTAATTCGTGGTACAGAAATCAAAAGAGCCGGAAGTGGTTGTTTCTGAAAACGTTTTTATTATATACTCTGCTCATCAAGTAGATGGAGTGAAGAGCATGCAGCAGAAAAATTTTCCAAAAGATTTTTTATGGGGCGGCGCAGTTGCCGCACATCAAATCGAAGGCGCATTTTTAGCAGATGGCAAGGGGATAAGTATTGCGGATGTCGTCACAGCAGGAGGTAATGGGATTTCCCGTGAAATTACTAAAGGAATTTTACCAGGTCGCTATTACCCTAATCACGAGGCAATCGATTTTTATCATCGCTATAAAGAAGATATTCAGCTGCTAAAAGAGCTGGGGATCAAGGTGTTTCGTACATCGATCGCGTGGTCAAGGATTTTCCCAAATGGAGATGAGGAAGTTCCAAATGAAGCTGGATTGGCTTATTATGATGCACTCTTCGATGAGCTGTTAGCTAACGGGATCGAACCAATCATTACATTGTCTCATTTTGAGATTCCTTATCATCTGGCAACAGAATATGGGGGCTTCAGAAATAAAAAACTGATTGACTTTTTTGTTCATTATGCCGAGACCGTAATGGAGCGATATAAGGACAAAGTGACTTACTGGATGACTTTTAATGAAATCAATAATCAGGCTGATGGACAGCATGAGCTGCATACTTGGACAAACTCAGCATTGACCTTTGAAGAAGGGGAAAACAAAGAAGAGATCACCTTTCAGGCTGGGTTGAACGAATTGATTGCCAGTGCGAAGGTCGTCAAGCTGGGGCGCACAATCAATCCAAAATTTCAGATCGGTTGCATGATGGCCTATGTACCTGTCTATCCTTATACTTCAAGACCGGAAGACATGATGGCCTCATTGAAAGTAATGCAGCGACGCTTCTTTTACAGTGATGTTCATGCCAGAGGGACCTTGCCCGGTTATGTCTTGAAATATTGGGAAAAAATGGGGTATCACATCGATTACACCGAAGAAGAGCTGCAAGCACTGAAAGAAGGGACTGTTGACTACATCGGTTTTAGCTATTATATGTCTGGTACGGTTACTACTTTAGAGGAGCTTAACGGCTATCCAGTCAGTGACTTTCAGGAAGCAAAAATGCTTAATAATCCTTATGTTTCAGCGAGTGATTGGGGCTGGCAGATCGATCCGGTTGGCTTGCGTTATACCTTGAATTTAATCTATGAACGGTACAATTTACCGCTGTTCATTGTTGAAAATGGTTTTGGCGCCTATGATCAACTAACCGCTGATGGAAAAATCGACGATTCGTACCGTATCGACTATTTGCAGAAGCATATTCAAGAAATGAAAAAGGCGGTTTTAGAGGATGGCATTGAGCTGTTGGGCTACACACCATGGGGCATCATCGATATTGTCAGCTTTGGATCTGGGGAGATGGAGAAGCGCTACGGCATGATTTATGTAGATAAAGACAATCAGGGAAATGGCAGCCTGAAACGAGTGAAAAAAGAATCCTTTAACTGGTACCAACAGGTGATCAGCAGTAATGGCGAGAAGATATAGGAGCGGATGATATGAAAGAACAGGAACTGAAAAAGCTCGTAGAGGACATGACACTAGCAGAAAAAATCGGTCAGCTGGTCCAAGTGACGCCTGATTTTTTTGATCAAAGCGGGGAAATCACCGGCCCGGCGGCTGAATGGCAGCTGCCGCAAGATAAATTGTTTCAAATTGGTTCGGTTTTAGGTACGCATACAGCCGAACAGGTTTATACGATTCAGAAAATGTATCTAGAGAATAGCCGTTTAAATATCCCGTTACTGTTTATGGCAGATGTGATCCATGGGTACGAAACGATTTTCCCGATTCCCTTAGCATTGGCTAGCAGCTTTTCTTCCGAGCTTACAGAAGAAGTTGCCCGGTTGTCCGCCTTAGAAGCAACACGAGCCGGAGTTCATGTCACTTTTTCACCAATGGCCGATCATGTGATGGATGCGCGTTGGGGCAGAGTACTTGAGAGCAACGGGGAAGATCCGACATTATCTGCGGAGCTGACGAGGGGATATGTCAGAGGGTATCAAGGAACCGATTTAGAGAAAGAGACAGAGCGACTGGCAGCTTGTGTCAAACATTTCGTTGGCTATGGTGCAGTTCAAAGTGGTCGAGATTATAACCACGTGGATTTGTCAGCAATCGAGCTTTATCAAAATTATTTACCAGCATTTCAGGCAGCAATCGATGAAGGGGTTAAGCTCGTGATGACCTCATTTAACCCAATAAATGGGCAACTAATGTCCGTCAATCAATCATTGATCAAAGAAACTTTGCGACAAGAAATGGGCTTTGAGGGAGTTGTCATCTCTGATTGGAATGCCTTAGAGGAACTGTTGGCACACCGTGTAGCTGCAGATAAATATCAGGCGGCATCAGAAGCCTTTCAAGCAGGAACGGATATCGATATGATGAGTGATTGCTACATCAATCATCTAAGCGAGTTTTCCGAGCTGGACAGACAGGAGCTAGATGGAGCAGTCTTACGTGTCCTGACATTGAAAAATGAACTGGGGCTGTTTGAAAATCCATTCAGAGGGATACCAAAAACTCCGGATTCAATAGAGCAAATGCTTCGTAACGCAACGAAAGACGCGGCATTGAAAAGCTTTGTCTTGTTGAAAAATGAGGACGATATCTTGCCATTACAGAAAACACAGCAGATCGCTCTACTAGGTCCTAAAGCGGCATCAAAGGATATCTTAGGTGCCTGGTCGTGGATTGGAAAAACGGAACATGCTGTGAGTCTAGCTGAAGGGTTATCCAGCGGACTTCCTCATCTGACTGTTTGGGATAATGACGGCAGGACAGTGGATATTGCGGAAGCTTATCAAAAAATGAAAGATCTCGCCCATAAGAACGATGTCATCCTTTTAGCTCTAGGTGAAGCTTCGGAGGAGACAGGGGAAGCAGCCAGTAAAGCAGAGATTCAATTATCGGAGGCACAAATAGAACTAGTCAAAGAAATTTCAGCGGTCAATGAAAATGTCGTGGTTGTACTGTTTAATGGGCGTCCGTTAGACTTAACCGCAATCGAGCCTTATACCAAAGGGATATTGGAAGTATGGTTCCCAGGGAGTGAGGGAGGAACAGCGATTGCTGAAACCTTGATGGGAGAGCACAATCCAGAAGGCAAACTACCAATGAGCTTTCCGAGAGCAGTGGGCCAATTGCCGCTTTCGTATCAGGCATATTCCACAGGCAGACCATTAACAGAAAAAAATCAAAACGAAAAATATGTGTCTAAGTATATGGATATAGGAAATGACCCGCTCTATCCATTTGGCTATGGCTTAAGCTACAGTGACTTTTCAATTGACGGGTTCGAGCAATCGGCAAAAATTCTTACAGAGAATCAACCGTTGACGATTCAGGTGGTCATTAGAAATACGTCGAAGAGAGCAGGCGTTGCGACGGTTCAGTTATACGTAGAAGATGTGGTGACAAAGGTTGTTCGTCCGATAAAAGAATTGAAGCAGTGGGAAAAAGTTACGATAGAGGCAGAAACGACAGAGAAATGTACGTTTACGTTGAGTGTAGATGATCTGGCATATGTTCATAAAGAGCTGGCTTGCTATCCGGATTACGGACAGTTCAGGTTTCACATTGGTCTTGATAGTCAACAAACGATAGACGGACAATTCGATTACGTTTCTGATGAGGAGTAATTTTCTGAGTAATCCCATGTGACGGAGCGTGTGCGGTGGAAAAATATATCTATATAAATCCTGTGAAAGATACAATGCGCAAGAAGCGACCTTTGCTCTAGGTGCAACAAAGGAATGGAATTATAAAGCAAATTCTTTTATAGGATTTATACATTATAGGAGATAGTTATGAATAGACTGACAATAAGGGATGTAGCCAAAGAAGCAGGCGTTTCCATCGCCACAGTCTCCAAAGCGCTGAACGATGTAGATGTTGTAAAGCCTGAGACTAAGGAACGGATTTTGGAGATTGCCGATCGACTACATTATGTACCGAATTTAATGGGAAAACAATTGAAAGCTCGACAGACAAAAATGTTGGGCTTCTATACAAACAGTATTACAGGACCGTATTTTAGTACAGTCGTTGAAGCGATTGCCCGCGAGGCGGAAAGAAACGGCTATGGGGTGAATGTGTTCATCTCAACGGATAAAAAAGTCGTACTGAATTCGATAATGGGAAGTGTAGTCGATGGAATCATTGGTTTTGAAGACCTGATCACCGAGGAAGATTTGTTAGCAATCAAACGAGAAAAGATCAAAGCCGTATTTATTGATCGTGATATTTCGGATGAGACAATCGGCAGTGTGGTATTCGATTCTTTTGATAAGGCAAAAGAAGCTACAAAATATTTGGTCGAGCTGGGGCATCGGCGAATCGGTTTTATCGCCGGCTTTGATAATAGCTACGACAGTGATGAACGTTTGGCTGGTTATAAAGCTGGTTTGGCTGAGTCAGATATTGTAGTGGATGATACGCTGATCCTTCAAGGTTTTTTTGAAGAGAATGCGGCGTATTCAAGTGTTCGTTCCTTTGTCCGGAACTACCACGGGGAGCTGCCAACGGCTATTCTGGCAGGAAATGATCTAAGTGCGATTGGGACTGTCAAAGCCCTGAGTGATTCAGGATATGCCGTACCGGATGATTTCAGTGTGATGGGGTTCGATGACATCGACTTGCTGGAGTATTTCACACCGGGACTGACAACGGTTCATAATCCGATTGCTAAACAGGGGACATTGGCGGTGGAGCATTTATTGGCTTTGATCAATAAAAGAACTGTCGGGCAATCGTTCAAACTAAAAGGCGAGTTACTTATCCGTAAATCAACGAAACGAGTAGGACGCGTCTGAAAATGGTTATTACTAGAGGTTTCAGGCGTGGTCTAGTTTACCGACAAATCATTTGTTATAAAATAAAAACGTTTTTATTTTGAGAAGGGGGATTTTTAGTGGAAGCAAAAGTGGTGAAAAAGAGTTCTTTATCGGAACGATTCGTGAGCTTTTGGAGAGCCTTTGCCAAACAATGGCAACTGCAGATGATGGCGATACCGGGAATTGTTTATATGATCATTTTTAGTTTTATTCCAATCTATGGCTTGACGATCGCTTTTAAGAATTACACAGTAATCGATACGATTGGTGGAGCTCAGTGGGTTGGCTGGGATAACTTTGAGATCATTATGAAGGATCGTTATTTCTGGCAATCAGTCGTCAATACATTAGGGATCAGTTTTTTGAAGCTGGCGTTCGGGTTTGTATTGCCGATCATCATTTCTATCATGATTTTTGAGTTAAGAGACAGTGTATTCAAACGTGTGGTTCAAACAATTTCTTACTTGCCGCACTTTCTTTCATGGATTATTTTAGGAGGAATGCTGATTACCTGGTTCTCTTCAACTGGGATGATCAATCAGTTATTGAACATGATAGGAATAGCAGCCGATCAGAATCATATGCTGGATGTCGGGAAATACTGGTGGATCGCTGCACTATCTGATGTGTGGAAAGAGGCTGGGTGGGGAACGATCCTTTATCTGGCGACGATGTCGAAAATCGATCCAACCTATTATGAAGCAGCAAAAATGGATGGTGCCAGTCGCTTGAGACAAACCTGGAGTATCACGATTCCAATGATGCGAAACATCATCTCTTTGAATCTGATTTTGACTGTAAGCGGTTTATTCAATTCGAATCTTGATCAGACCTTAGTGTTGATGAACTCACAGAATCAACCAAAAGCGGAAGTCATCAATTCCTATGTTTATCGTATCGGGTTGATGCAGGGAGATTTTTCTTACGCAACAGCTGTAGGCTTAGGTGTAGCTGTTATCTCGGTAATTCTATTGGCGATCACAAACATTGCGACAAAGAAATTGAACGATAATCAATCGGTCTTATAGGAGGGAACGTATGGAACTGGGAAAGAAAAAAACCATGTCTTTTTCTAAAAAAAGAAGCAATGTCGTACAGGACAAAGACAGCAAAATATTTAGTCTAATCAATGTCATTTTACTGCTGATTTTTACGGTCGTTATCGTTGTTCCAATATGGAACATTATCGCTTCATCTTTTGCTTCAAGTACTGCTTTAGCTGAAGGGAATTTCATTTTCTGGCCGTCGGAAATCTCTTTTGAAAACTACAACCGGGTGTTGAAAGACCCGAGTATCTGGCGTTCATTGCTTGTGTCAATAGGGAAAACAGTGATTGGGGTAGCGGCACATACACTATTTTGCGCCATCATGGCCTATGCCCTAAGTAAACGGGATTTAAAAGGAAGAGCTTTGTATTCCACCATGGGGATCATCACAATGTTTTTCACAGGTGGTATGATTCCGACGTATTTACTAATCAAATCTCTAGGTTTATTGAATACCTTTTGGGTTTACATCATCCCAGCATTGTTGAGCTATTATGATGTCATCATTTTGATGAACTTCTTTAGGGATGTGCCTGTTTCCTTAGAGAAATCCGCAAAGATCGATGGTGCCAGCGATTGGAAGGTCTTTACGAGTATCTACGCACCATTGTCCAAACCGGCGCTCGCAACCATTGCGTTGTTTCATGGGGTCTGGCAATGGAATGATTTCATGACAGCGAAGCTGTATGTAACAGATAAAGCATTGCATCCATTACAGATGAAGCTCTATGAGATCATCACACAGTCACAAGCCGCATCAAGTCAAGGGTTGAACGCCGCATTGACGATCAATACAACTTCCAAAGGTGTTCAATTGGCGACGATCGTGATCACCACAGTTCCGATCATAATGATCTATCCGTTGCTGCAGCGGCATTTCATTTCAGGCATGATGCTAGGCGCAGTCAAGGAGTAGCTTGAGCGCACAAATAGCAGCTGTTCATCAGAGAGGGAATCATTGAAAATCGGTAGCCATACTTGTTGCCGAAAATAAAAATAAATGGTTAGCAGAAAAGAGAAGGAGTGTACAACATGTTGAAGAAATCTTTTGAGAAAAAGCTAGGTATTTCGGTAGTAGCAGGGGCAGCGTTGCTTTCGTTGGCTGCTTGTGGGGGATCAGAAAATAACGCAGGAAAATCAGAAGGAAAAACAACAGATTTACCGTCGATCGAAGATCGATATGAACTTGATAAAACGAAACCGGCTTGGGAGTTGGATACACAGAAAGACAATAAGCTTGTCTGGTATGTCAATGCAGATTGGTGGAATACAGAGTTTGGAAAAGATGTAGTGACGAAAAAAATAAAAGAGGATTTGGCTATTGATATCGAATTTATTACCGGTGATGATACAAAGCTGAATACGTATTTTGCAGGGGGCGATATGCCGGATATCATCACTGTGTTTGACTCAAATTCATCGGTTGCTCGTAAAGCGGAAAGCTGGGCCTTGCCATTGCAGGACTTAGCAGATACTTACGACCCTTATTTCTATGAGGTTGCTCGGGAAGATACATTGAACTGGTATAAACTGAATGACGGAAAGACGTATGGCTATCCGGATTATTCCAATACCAAAGAAGACTTTGAAAGTGGCGAAGTCTTTGCACGGGATGCTTTCATTATCCGTAAAGATGTATACGAAGGAATCGGCAAACCGGATATGACGACACCAGAGAACTTTGTCAAAGCTATGAACAGTATCAAGGAGAAATATCCGGAGCTTATTCCATTTGGTTTTAATGATTTCGCGAAGGATGGTTCTTCTAATGGCTCGATGGATCAGGTCGTTCAGGATATGTTAGGTGTGCCGTACACAGACAAAGACGGCAACTATTATGATCGAAATCTGGATGAAGATTATATCGCATGGATCAAAGCTTTTAGACAGGCACATGAAGATGGCAATGTCAGCGATGATAGCTTTACAGACGACGGTGACCGCTTTAAAGAAAAATTAAAAACAGGTAAATATGCAACGATAATGATCGGCAGCTTTGTGAATCAGGGGATCATGCTACAGGAGTTTGCCGCAAAAGAACCAGATGCACAATATATTGCAGTAGATGGTATTCAGAGTACAAAAGGAAATGAAGCAACCTTGTCACAAGCAGGTATCTCAGGGTGGATGGTCAACTACATTACCAAACAGGCAAAAGATCCGGCAAAGGCAATACAGGTCTTTACGTATCTGTTGAGTGATCATGGGCAAATGTTGACGAACTACGGGGTCGAAGGAGAGACGTATGAAACACTAGCTGATGGAAAAGTTGCCTATACAGAAGAAGCACGTGAGATTCAAAAAAATGATCCGGAAAAATGGCAAAAAGAATACCGCGTCGGTGAGTTTATTCAGTTTGGTCATGACCGCTTCAAAGCGTTGAGTGATGATTCTTACGTAGAAGCTGTTAGACAATTGCAGGAATGGGGCGATGGCAAGCTGCAGCCACAATTTGCGACTGAAAATATCGGTCCGGATGCAGGCACGCAAGAAGCTCGTGCATTAAGTGCCATCCAAACAAATTGGAGCACCACGTTGGTTGGCATGCTTCGTGCGAAAACGGAAGCAGAAGTGGATACGTTGCTTAAAGAGTACAAAGACTTCCAGAAACAAAACAATGTTGAGGATATCAACAAGGTAAGAGATGAAAAAATACAAGAAAACAAAGACAAATTAGGAATGGATTAACTGTAAAAGAGAATAAGTGCTTCAAGATATCCAATTAACGATTTAGATAGAAAGGATGGATCAGAATGCCTCAAATCTTTCATACAGATGGTGTCGTGTATCGCTTGATGACGCGTCTGTATCAGATACTACTGCTGAACCTATTGCTGGTAATTAGCTGCTTGCCGATCATCACGATCGGAGCAGGAGTTACCGCTGCCTATGGGACAGCATTTAGGATGCAGCAACACAATGAAGGAAGCATTCTCAAGACCTTTATTTGTAAATTGAAAGAAGAGTGGAAGAAAAGTACGATGGTTTGGGGAAGTCTAATGGGATTGATCCTTCTTTCATGGATGGGTTATCCAGTCATTCGAGCCTTGCTTTTCAGCAGCCAAATCAGTTTTTATGCGGGGATGCTGCTTCTGACGATCAGCTCACTGGTCCTGTTGTATATCTTTCCGCTACTTGCTCGGTTTGAGAATCGTCTATCGCTAACAGTGCTTAATGCACTGCTGTTATCGATTCGACACATTCCGTACAGTATCATCATTTTCCTGGTATGTGTTGGAGGAGGGCTCGTCTTTCCTTTCTATCTGCCTCAGTTATTTATTCTCTGGCTGTTTCTTGGAGGCGGTGCAGTAATCTATGGAAGCTCCCTAATTTTTTCGAAAGTTTTCAAAACGTATGATACAATCGAATAAAAGTGAAAGTGGCTGATGGTATGTATGTAGGTTTTGATATTGGTGGAACCAATGTTAAATATGGTGTTTTAGATGAACATGGACAAATTATTGAAAAAGCGATGATCGAGACAAAAACGAAAAAAGAAAACATACTCGATGACTTAGTGAAAGTTGTTGACGACTATAAAAAGAGATATGCTATTGAGGGCATTGGGATCAGTGCACCTGGTGTTATTCAGAAAAATGGATTTATGACAACCGCCGGAGCCATTCAGTCCTTATACGAAACCAATTTGAAAGAGGAGATGGAGGAGCGAACTTGCCTACCTACGGCGGTTGAAAATGATGCCAATGCTGCAGCGATCGCAGAAAAATGGATCGGTAACGCGCAAAAACTGGACAACTATCTATGTATTGTTCTTGGAACGGGTGTTGGAGGCGGAATCGTCATCAATGGTCAAGTCTACCGAGGCGCCCATGGTATGGCAGGGGAATTTGGCTATATGATGATCGATGATTTACCATCCTCTGGGAATATCGAAGCTGTCTCTCTGAACTGGCGAGGGGCGGTTGTAGGTGGGTTATACCCTCAGTATAATCGAGCATTACGTAAAGAACAGTCAGACGCGGTAGCGGTAAAAGATGCAAAAGTCATCATGGAACGAGCAAAGAATGGCGAGCGGATCGCACAGAAGGTCTTGGATCGCTTTTATCAGGATTTGGCTGTGGGGATGCTCAATTTGATTGGTTCTTTCGATCCGGAAGTCATCCTTATCGGTGGTGGGATCAGTGCAAATGAAGAGTTTATCCAGCAACTGACGAAAAAAATCGATGTGCTGGAAGAACGTCATGAGAGTATCCGTTTCTTAAAAGATAAAACCATTGGCAAAATCCAACCGGCTAAATTGAAAAATGATGCGGGGATGATCGGTGCCGTTTATCAAGTGAGACAATTTCTGGAAACAGGAAAATAGGGAATGGGACAAAAAGAAATTTGCCAATCTCTCTATACCTAAAATAAGAATAAATGGCGGTCCAAAAGCTGCTTCTTCGGAAATAAGCCGAAGTATACTGAAAATGTGAGTGGCCATTTTCGTATACTCCGGCTTATTTCTTGAAGCAGACCGCTTTTGGCCCAGCCTCGTTTTGTGTAATAGTTGCTTTCGCAGCTGTTTTTTGAACGCTCTTCGTTACAGACTATAAAGAGTCGATGTAGTTATTAATGCGTTCGCCAAACAGTGCCCAAATGATAATGCTCAACATCGTCTTCATTCCTTTCTTTAAAAAATAGATGTACGTGCTTATTTTTCGTTTTCAGCAGAAGTATCTGAAAAATCTTCAAATGGATGATGGTGTCCTTGATGCGGATGGAACGGTCTTTGATCAGGTCCGAAACCAGGGAAACCTTTGCCACCCCTACGTTCAAAATCGGCCATCCCATTAAGTCCAAATCCTTCAGGAGCACCACCACGAGGTCCGCCAAAACCAAATCCGCGACCATCCGGACGTCCGGAGCGACCAATATCTTCAGGCATTTCTGCTTCGACTGCTTTGGTCAATTTGTCAATGATCGTGCTGAATTGTTCCTGCTCTTCGTCAGTCAATATATCAAATATTGTTTCTTCTTCTGTCTCACTCATTTTTTCAACCTCTTTTGCTCCTTCGTCTGTCAGTTTGACGACCATGACGCGTCGGTCTTCTTCCGAAGCCTCCCGAGTGATAAAGCCAGATTTTTCCAGCTTATTCAGTAATTCACCCAGTGATTGTGGACGCATATCCAATAGATAAGTCATTTCCTTTTGGGTGATTTCCGGTTGCAGCTTCAAAATACTTAGGATACGACCTTGCCCTTTATGTGGGTTGGCATGTGGGCCTTGTTCTCTTCTTTTCCAAGCAAAATAACGATGCAGTAACCCTTCTAAGTATAGGTATTTTTCTAAAAAGCTATATTCATAATCTGTCATAGTTGATTCCTCCTAGTTTATATGTTCAGATACCTTTCAGGTACCTTACGAATTTTATTATACAGGCACCTGACTAATAAGTCAAGTACCTTACTATTTAATTTAATAGAAATTGTTAGTGATTTACGCGGCTCCTTGGTATTGGCTGTTATAGATATCTTCATAAACACCAGCA from Enterococcus sp. 9E7_DIV0242 includes these protein-coding regions:
- the map gene encoding type I methionyl aminopeptidase, which encodes MITLKSTREIEQMKESGAVLAGIHKQLREVIKPGITTNEIDQFVHKKIEEAGAVAAQIGFEGYEYATCISVNEEICHGFPSKYRLKSGDVVKIDFCVDLHGAISDSCWTYAVGEITPQHQELMVVTLEALKLGIEQAQVGKRVGDIGHAIQSYAEAKGYGVVRDFIAHGIGPTIHEEPFFPHYGIAGKGLRLKEGMTITIEPMITTGTWRMQMDPNGWTARTIDGGYCAQYEHSIAITKDGPVIMTEQDS
- a CDS encoding MurR/RpiR family transcriptional regulator, producing the protein MSFFGKINFNELSETDRAIYHFMATNSSKIPYMRVRDIAKESHTSTSSVMRFIRKIGYTSFTEFRSHFKAEEATENKGFDYGEKLLSRERFPEDIEGRLRKVAEKMVTCENVVFFGIGSSAAMCEYAARRAAIAGLNSFALVDHTYPLFSKLRNTTDNMLITLSVTGKTTEIIEINNGYRNALDYTTVAITSDENSPLAKMTDYVLSYRVDVERLEQHQDLTSQIPCVYLLEKLIDLCNE
- a CDS encoding 6-phospho-beta-glucosidase, which encodes MQQKNFPKDFLWGGAVAAHQIEGAFLADGKGISIADVVTAGGNGISREITKGILPGRYYPNHEAIDFYHRYKEDIQLLKELGIKVFRTSIAWSRIFPNGDEEVPNEAGLAYYDALFDELLANGIEPIITLSHFEIPYHLATEYGGFRNKKLIDFFVHYAETVMERYKDKVTYWMTFNEINNQADGQHELHTWTNSALTFEEGENKEEITFQAGLNELIASAKVVKLGRTINPKFQIGCMMAYVPVYPYTSRPEDMMASLKVMQRRFFYSDVHARGTLPGYVLKYWEKMGYHIDYTEEELQALKEGTVDYIGFSYYMSGTVTTLEELNGYPVSDFQEAKMLNNPYVSASDWGWQIDPVGLRYTLNLIYERYNLPLFIVENGFGAYDQLTADGKIDDSYRIDYLQKHIQEMKKAVLEDGIELLGYTPWGIIDIVSFGSGEMEKRYGMIYVDKDNQGNGSLKRVKKESFNWYQQVISSNGEKI
- a CDS encoding glycoside hydrolase family 3 N-terminal domain-containing protein, which codes for MKEQELKKLVEDMTLAEKIGQLVQVTPDFFDQSGEITGPAAEWQLPQDKLFQIGSVLGTHTAEQVYTIQKMYLENSRLNIPLLFMADVIHGYETIFPIPLALASSFSSELTEEVARLSALEATRAGVHVTFSPMADHVMDARWGRVLESNGEDPTLSAELTRGYVRGYQGTDLEKETERLAACVKHFVGYGAVQSGRDYNHVDLSAIELYQNYLPAFQAAIDEGVKLVMTSFNPINGQLMSVNQSLIKETLRQEMGFEGVVISDWNALEELLAHRVAADKYQAASEAFQAGTDIDMMSDCYINHLSEFSELDRQELDGAVLRVLTLKNELGLFENPFRGIPKTPDSIEQMLRNATKDAALKSFVLLKNEDDILPLQKTQQIALLGPKAASKDILGAWSWIGKTEHAVSLAEGLSSGLPHLTVWDNDGRTVDIAEAYQKMKDLAHKNDVILLALGEASEETGEAASKAEIQLSEAQIELVKEISAVNENVVVVLFNGRPLDLTAIEPYTKGILEVWFPGSEGGTAIAETLMGEHNPEGKLPMSFPRAVGQLPLSYQAYSTGRPLTEKNQNEKYVSKYMDIGNDPLYPFGYGLSYSDFSIDGFEQSAKILTENQPLTIQVVIRNTSKRAGVATVQLYVEDVVTKVVRPIKELKQWEKVTIEAETTEKCTFTLSVDDLAYVHKELACYPDYGQFRFHIGLDSQQTIDGQFDYVSDEE
- a CDS encoding LacI family DNA-binding transcriptional regulator; this translates as MNRLTIRDVAKEAGVSIATVSKALNDVDVVKPETKERILEIADRLHYVPNLMGKQLKARQTKMLGFYTNSITGPYFSTVVEAIAREAERNGYGVNVFISTDKKVVLNSIMGSVVDGIIGFEDLITEEDLLAIKREKIKAVFIDRDISDETIGSVVFDSFDKAKEATKYLVELGHRRIGFIAGFDNSYDSDERLAGYKAGLAESDIVVDDTLILQGFFEENAAYSSVRSFVRNYHGELPTAILAGNDLSAIGTVKALSDSGYAVPDDFSVMGFDDIDLLEYFTPGLTTVHNPIAKQGTLAVEHLLALINKRTVGQSFKLKGELLIRKSTKRVGRV
- a CDS encoding ABC transporter permease → MMAIPGIVYMIIFSFIPIYGLTIAFKNYTVIDTIGGAQWVGWDNFEIIMKDRYFWQSVVNTLGISFLKLAFGFVLPIIISIMIFELRDSVFKRVVQTISYLPHFLSWIILGGMLITWFSSTGMINQLLNMIGIAADQNHMLDVGKYWWIAALSDVWKEAGWGTILYLATMSKIDPTYYEAAKMDGASRLRQTWSITIPMMRNIISLNLILTVSGLFNSNLDQTLVLMNSQNQPKAEVINSYVYRIGLMQGDFSYATAVGLGVAVISVILLAITNIATKKLNDNQSVL
- a CDS encoding carbohydrate ABC transporter permease codes for the protein MSFSKKRSNVVQDKDSKIFSLINVILLLIFTVVIVVPIWNIIASSFASSTALAEGNFIFWPSEISFENYNRVLKDPSIWRSLLVSIGKTVIGVAAHTLFCAIMAYALSKRDLKGRALYSTMGIITMFFTGGMIPTYLLIKSLGLLNTFWVYIIPALLSYYDVIILMNFFRDVPVSLEKSAKIDGASDWKVFTSIYAPLSKPALATIALFHGVWQWNDFMTAKLYVTDKALHPLQMKLYEIITQSQAASSQGLNAALTINTTSKGVQLATIVITTVPIIMIYPLLQRHFISGMMLGAVKE